From Ascochyta rabiei chromosome 16, complete sequence, the proteins below share one genomic window:
- a CDS encoding DNA-directed DNA polymerase, with protein MPYNNTPIAPSKEVTGHVSLPLARVQKIINADPERLIVTKNASFAIALATEMMIQYLATSTHNVVKTERKPRRNIQYRDVSSAVSRTDNLEFLVDVVPKTMQYGAWRKRKAAELEATAKESAIKEGGEEAKGKGETGETGETGEKDTARPANANNTTQTTLPSIPIGSDAAQDLLARAREAESTSSSTPQNGTELDPLARKEIVPPVPETEAMDVDGGAGGERIAESEGEEDPAAMQIEMEMRGPPRTNGEESASANASATPSASARMSSGGFTAINGR; from the exons ATGCCATACAACAACACTCCTATTGCGCCTTCAAAAGAAGTCACAGGCCATGTCTCCCTCCCAC TCGCGCGCGTCCAGAAAATAATCAACGCAGACCCGGAGCGCCTCATCGTTACCAAGAATGCCTCGTTCGCTATCGCGTTGGCGACCGAGATGATGATCCAGTACCTCGCCACTTCCACGCACAACGTCGTCAAAACAGAGCGCAAGCCGCGCCGCAATATCCAGTACCGCGATGTCTCGAGCGCGGTAAGCAGGACGGACAACCTCGAGTTCCTGGTCGACGTGGTGCCCAAGACGATGCAATATGGCGCGTGGCGTAAACGCAAGGCTGCGGAACTGGAAGCAACGGCGAAGGAGAGTGCTATCAAGGAGGGCGGAGAGGAGGCCAAGGGGAAGGGCGAGACGGGCGAGACGGGCGAGACGGGCGAGAAGGACACTGCAAGACCTGCAAACGCGAACAACACCACACAAACAACGCTGCCAAGCATACCGATCGGCTCGGACGCTGCACAGGACCTGCTGGCCCGAGCCCGCGAAGCAGAGTCCACTTCCTCATCCACGCCGCAGAACGGCACAGAGCTTGATCCGCTGGCGAGGAAGGAGATTGTGCCGCCTGTGCCAGAAACAGAAGCCATGGACGTCGATGGAGGGGCGGGAGGAGAAAGGATTGCAGAGAGTGAAGGCGAGGAAGACCCCGCAGCCATGCAGATCGAGATGGAGATGCGTGGGCCGCCGAGGACGAACGGGGAGGAGAGTGCAAGTGCGAATGCGAGTGCGACGCCGAGCGCGAGCGCGAGAATGAGCTCGGGGGGGTTCACGGCGATAAATGGGCGGTAA
- a CDS encoding glycerol ethanol, ferric requiring protein, with the protein MKRPSASRSRSRPSRPSQPRTASFAPSLRRRNTSQSAHSYDDPEAASTAAADAVIASEIAEIKRYEDFTTIDWVQDAARESLRRKARRKSRLSRVHEHASGRVFLGRGRGKWRRKIAEAYDAGQAWIVVTLVGAAIGLNAAFLNIVTEWLSDIKLGRCTTAFYLNESFCCWGAEQGCPEWKRWSRVWPVNYVMYMAFAALFALAAATLVKSFAPYAAGSGISEMKCIIAGFVMKGFLGATTLFIKSIGLPLAIASGLSVGKEGPSVHYAVCTGNVISRFFDKYRRNAAKTREILSASAAAGVGVAFGSPIGGVLFSLEEMCNHFPLKTMWRSYFCALVATAVLAAMNPFRTGQLVMFQVKYDRSWHFFEILFYLVIGVFGGLYGAFVIKWNLKMQVFRKKYLSAYPITEAVVLAVITAVICYPNMFLRIDMTESMEILFQECENGHDYDKLCDRDQRWHMILSLAFATTIRTLLVIISFGCKVPAGIFVPSMAIGAAFGRMVGILVQALHESFPSSAFFSACEPDGPCITPGTYAFLGAAAALSGIMHITVSVVVIMFEITGALTYILPTMIVVGVTKAVSERFGHGGIADRMIYLNGYPFLDNKEEHSFGVPVSAAMSTNITCLPARGLALRDLESALNKTDDAYQGYPIVDSLASKTLLGYIGRTELRYALDKARLSASVSPSSSVSFTAPTDADADVDTDTHFNLSRFVDPTPLTVHPRLPLETVLQIFQKMGPRAILIEYRGRLTGLITVKDCLKFQFKVEAAGQHGGGGGGGGGGGGGQGQSGIGEDERMERWNRGLLAVVSVVRGVWQRGWRVLGLGRSGGVRLASPAVGRRVEQELEDRGRPGSR; encoded by the exons ATGAAGCGTCCCTCAGCCTCGCGCTCGCGCTCGCGTCCCTCACGCCCCTCACAACCGCGGACCGCGTCCTTCGCCCCGTCGCTCCGCCGCCGCAACACGTCGCAGTCCGCACACAGCTACGACGACCCAGAAGCCGCCTCGACTGCCGCCGCCGATGCCGTCATCGCCTCGGAGATTGCCGAGATCAAGCGCTATGAAGACTTCACGACCATCGACTGGGTGCAGGACGCCGCGCGCGAATCGCTGCGGCGCAAGGCACGGCGCAAGTCGCGCCTGTCCCGCGTCCACGAGCACGCCAGCGGCCGCGTGTTCCTGGGCCGCGGGCGTGGCAAGTGGCGGCGCAAGATTGCAGAGGCGTATGATGCGGGCCAGGCGTGGATCGTGGTGACGCTGGTCGGCGCCGCGATTGGCTTGAATGCCGCGTTCCTCAACATCGTGACCGAGTGGCTGTCGGACATCAAGCTGGGGCGCTGCACGACCGCGTTCTATCTCAACGAGAGCTTCTGCTGCTGGGGCGCTGAGCAGGGCTGTCCCGAGTGGAAGCGTTGGAGCCGAGTGTGGCCGGTGAACTATGTCATGTACATGGCCTTTGCGGCCCTCTTTGcgctggcggcggcgacgtTGGTCAAGAGTTTTGCGCCGTACGCGGCAGGCAGTGGCATCAGTGAGATGAAGTGCATCATCGCGGGATTCGTGATGAAGGGCTTTCTGGGCGCCACGACGCTGTTCATCAAGAGCATTGGCCTGCCGCTTGCCATTGCCTCGGGCTTGAGTGTGGGCAAAGAGGGCCCGAGTGTGCACTATGCCGTCTGCACAGGGAACGTCATCAGCAGGTTCTTCGACAAGTACCGTCGAAATGCCGCCAAGACGAGGGAGATTCTGAGTGCGAGCGCGGCGGCGGGCGTGGGCGTCGCCTTTGGAAGTCCGATTGGAGGCGTGCTGTTCAGTCTCGAGGAAATGTGCAATCATTTCCCACTGAAGACCATGTGGAGGAGTTACTTTTGCGCGCTGGTGGCTACCGCTGTTCTGGCT GCAATGAATCCCTTCCGCACCGGCCAACTCGTCATGTTCCAAGTCAAATACGACCGCTCGTGGCACTTTTTCGAGATCCTCTTCTACCTTGTCATCGGTGTGTTTGGCGGTCTCTACGGCGCCTTTGTCATAAAGTGGAATCTGAAGATGCAGGTCTTCCGCAAGAAATACCTTTCCGCGTACCCCATCACCGAGGCCGTCGTCCTAGCCGTCATCACGGCGGTGATTTGCTACCCGAACATGTTCCTGCGTATCGACATGACGGAGAGCATGGAGATTCTATTTCAAGAATGTGAGAACGGTCACGACTACGACAAGCTGTGCGA CCGCGACCAACGCTGGCATATGATCTTATCCCTCGCCTTCGCCACCACAATCCGCACCCTCCTTGTCATCATCTCATTCGGCTGCAAAGTCCCCGCCGGTATCTTCGTGCCGTCTATGGCTATCGGCGCAGCATTCGGCCGTATGGTTGGTATCCTCGTGCAAGCCCTCCACGAGTCCTTCCCCAGCAGTGCCTTCTTCTCAGCATGCGAACCCGACGGACCTTGTATAACCCCCGGCACATACGCATTCCTGGGCGCCGCTGCCGCCCTCTCCGGCATAATGCACATCACTGTATCAGTCGTCGTCATCATGTTCGAAATCACCGGCGCCCTGACCTACATCCTACCGACTATGATTGTAGTCGGCGTGACCAAAGCTGTCAGCGAGCGCTTCGGCCATGGCGGCATCGCAGACCGCATGATCTACCTCAACGGCTACCCCTTCCTAGACAACAAGGAAGAACACTCTTTCGGCGTCCCAGTCAGCGCCGCCATGAGCACCAACATCACCTGCCTGCCCGCCCGTGGCCTCGCACTGCGCGACCTCGAATCCGCCCTGAACAAAACAGACGATGCGTACCAGGGGTATCCGATCGTCGACTCCCTCGCGTCCAAAACCCTGCTCGGCTACATCGGGCGCACAGAACTACGCTACGCGCTCGACAAAGCACGGCTTTCCGCCTCGGTGTCTCCTTCCTCGTCCGTCTCCTTCACTGCCCCCACAGATGCAGACGCAGATGTAGATACAGACACCCACTTCAATCTCTCGCGCTTCGTCGACCCCACCCCGCTAACCGTGCACCCCCGCCTCCCGCTCGAGACCGTGCTGCAGATCTTCCAGAAAATGGGGCCGAGAGCTATTCTCATCGAGTACCGCGGCCGCCTGACCGGGTTGATCACCGTCAAGGATTGCTTGAAATTCCAGTTCAAGGTCGAGGCTGCGGGGCAgcatggcggcggcggcggcggcggtggtggtggtggtggggggCAGGGACAGAGCGGGATCGGCGAGGACGAGCGTATGGAGAGGTGGAATCGCGGATTGCTTGCTGTTGTAAGCGTGGTGAGGGGGGTCTGGCAGAGGGGGTGGAGAGTGCTGGGGTTGGGGAGGAGTGGGGGAGTCAGGCTTGCGAGTCCGGCGGTGGGGAGGAGGGTGGAGCAGGAGTTGGAGGATCGGGGGAGGCCGGGGAGTAGGTAG